The Prionailurus viverrinus isolate Anna chromosome B4, UM_Priviv_1.0, whole genome shotgun sequence genome has a window encoding:
- the AAAS gene encoding aladin isoform X3, with amino-acid sequence MGLFGVLNEIANSEEEVFEWVKTASSWALALCRWASSLHGSLFPHLSLKSEDLIAEFAQVTNWSSCCLRVFAWHPHTNKFAVALLDDSVRVYNASSTIVPSLKHRLQRNVAALAWKPLSASVLAVACQTCILIWTLDPTSLSTRPSSGCAQVLSHPGHTPVTSLAWAPSGGRLLSASPVDAAILVWDVSTETCVPLPWFRGGGVTNLLWSPDGSKVLATTPSAVFRVWEAQMWTCERWPTLSGRCQTGCWSPDGNRLLFTVLGEPLIYSLSFPERCGESGEMAPDAEYLGQSEEGKNPLEYATLKDKGEGKGRVGGAKSATIVADLSETTVQTPDGEERLGGEAHSMVWDPSGERLAVLMKGNPRVQDGKPVILLFRTRNSPVFELLPCGVIQGEPGAQAQLIAFHPSFNKGALLSVCWSTGRIAHIPLYFVNAQFPRFSPVFGRTQEPPAGGGGSIHDLPLFTETSPISAPWDPLPGPPPAQPHSPHSHF; translated from the exons ATGGGCCTTTTTGGGGTGCTGAATGAAATTGCGAACTCGGAGGAAGAGG TGTTTGAGTGGGTGAAGACGGCTTCCAGCTGGGCCCTGGCACTCTGTCGATGGGCCTCCTCTCTCCACGGGTCCCTGTTCCCCCACCTGTCC CTCAAGAGTGAAGATCTGATTGCTGAATTTGCCCAAGTCACAAACTG GTCCAGCTGCTGCCTGCGGGTCTTTGCGTGGCACCCCCACACCAACAAGTTTGCGGTGGCCCTGCTAGATGACTCAGTCCGCGTGTATAATGCCAGCAG CACTATAGTCCCCTCCCTGAAGCACCGGCTGCAGCGAAATGTGGCGGCTCTGGCCTGGAAGCCCCTCAGTGCCTCTGTCTTGGCTGTGGCCTGCCAGACCTGCATTCTCATCTGGACCCTGGACCCCACCTCTTTGTCTACCCG ACCCTCTTCTGGCTGTGCACAAGTGCTCTCTCACCCTGGGCACACACCTGTCACCAGCTTGGCCTGGGCACCCAGTGGGGGACGACTGCTCTCAGCTTCACCTGTGGATGCTGCTATCCTG GTATGGGATGTCTCAACGGAGACCTGTGTTCCCCTTCCCTGGTTTCGCGGCGGTGGGGTTACCAATCTGCTCTGGTCTCCGGATGGCAGCAAAGTTCTGGCTACCACTCCTTCAGCTGTCTTTCG AGTCTGGGAGGCCCAGATGTGGACGTGCGAGAGGTGGCCTACTCTGTCAGGGCGGTGTCAG ACTGGCTGCTGGAGCCCAGATGGAAACCGACTGCTGTTCACTGTATTGGGGGAACCACTCATTTACTCCTTGTCATTCCCAGAACGTTGCGGTGAGTCAGGGGAAATGGCTCCGGATGCAGAGTATCTGGGGCAGTCAGAGGAAGGCAAGAACCCCCTGGAATATGCTACTCTGAAGGATAAAG gggagggaaaggggcgCGTTGGAGGTGCAAAGTCAGCCACCATTGTGGCGGATCTGTCTGAGACAACAGTACAGACACCAGATGGAGAGGAAAG ACTTGGGGGAGAGGCTCACTCCATGGTCTGGGACCCCAGTGGGGAACGTCTGGCTGTGCTCATGAAAG GAAATCCACGCGTCCAGGATGGTAAACCAGTCATCCTCCTTTTTCGCACTCGAAACAGCCCCGTGTTTGAGCTGCTTCCTTG TGGCGTTATCCAGGGGGAGCCAGGGGCCCAGGCACAGCTCATcgctttccatccttccttcaaCAAAGGGGCTCTGCTCAGTGTG TGCTGGTCCACAGGCCGAATTGCCCACATCCCTCTGTACTTTGTCAATGCCCAGTTTCCACGTTTCAGTCCAGTGTTTGGCCgaacccaggagcccccagctgGGGGCGGAGGCTCTATTCATGATCTGCCCCTCTTTACTGAGACATCCCCAATCTCTGCTCCATGGGACCCTCTCCCTGGGCCACCGCCTGCCCAGCCCCACTCCCCTCACTCCCacttctaa